Within Nostoc flagelliforme CCNUN1, the genomic segment TCGTAATTCGTAATTCGTAATTATTACCCCATGCCGAAATAGGGGGCTTGTAGCAAGGATACTTCGTTTTTTTCTTTTTCATAATTAAAATTAGGTGGCTCTGTACCCTTAATGAATTAATTAGTAATTAATTCCTAATTTCTAAGTTTTTAATTACGAATTACGAATTACGAATTAGTAATTATTTGGTCACCCATTTGTTGAAGCTGCTTTACTGCCTCGACAGAAATAAATACAATCCCGACGGCAATAAACGAACCAAACACCCAGCAGGGATGAGTCTTCCAAGTAACATTACAGACGCAGAAAGGGAAAGATTAACCGCTTTACTGCCTCTGCTAACTCATGCTCTGTGGATAGAGCAAAGACTCTACGAAATAATCCAAGAACATATCAGCAACCCCAGAAGAAAGGGTGCCAACGATTTAGCATCAATAGATATACGTAAAACTACGTTGTTGCCTGACAGTAAGTATTCATTCGGGTTTGGTGCGCCAACCGACCTAGCATTACCAATAATTGCATCGTATCGGGTATTTTTGGATCAAGACTATAAGTGGATTCTGCCGTTTAACGAATTCGCTGAAGATTTCCTCCAACACCTGTGGACTAACTATTTCCGCAAATACTTGGTGTCAGAAAAAACAGCCGGGAATACAGTCGGCACAAAAATCAGCCGCAATCAAGAGATTTGGGAAAGTCTGTATATCTCGGCGCAAAGTTATCTAAATCAGTACTTGGTGAAAATGGTCAACTCCAGTAAGTCAGAAGAACCGGAGGTGACACAAGGTACAAACAAGAGGGCAAAAAGGAAAAGCAATGCGACTACTGTGCCTAAATAAATAGCTTTTTACCGTTCGATTAAGCACTGACGGCAAAGCCTTTTCCCCTTTGCCCAAATCTTCTTGACAAGGGTGCATCTGCTTTCGAGCCAAGAAATGAATCTATATTTCTTGCATTACCCCTCCACACTCAAATCAATCACCTCAAGAACATCTGGCAACCAGCGAACATGTTCAATAATCTTGTCGTGAGTTCGAGCTTTGTCTCTTGTGACAGTGCCCCAGAGTTTACCTTTTTCAGTTAAATGCCAGATGTTCTTTTGGCGTTGTTTCCCTGTAGAATCAGTCTTAATTTCGACTTGTTTACACTGTAGTCCAGCAGACTCCAAAATGCGATTAACTACTTCTGGTCTTACAGCCTTGGGCAGTCCATTACGTTCGGCGTAAATTTTCCCAAGCTCAGTTGGGGGCAGATGTCGATTGGGAGTCGCAACGATTTCTTGAATTGCTCCGACCAACTCCTGTGCCATTGGGGTTATTTCAGGACACAGCGCTTGTACACCTCGAAGGATGGTGATGGTTTGAAGTTCTGCACTAAGCCTTGTGCCAGACAGAATCTTTTGCCCAAAGCTAACGAGTTCATCAAGCGTGGGTTTAGTATTTTGTTGTTGGTTTGGCTTGGGCATTTCGTATTTCCCGGTACGCCGCAGCGAGGGAAGCACTTCGTGAAAAACCCAGCGCTGGAAACGTTTAGCGACTGGTTTACGGGATTTGAAAATCAATCGGTAAAGTCCAGCTTCAGTCACTGTCAGTAGATCGAAAACTTTTGAAAATTGACGAAATAATAAGGGTTTCAGCCGACGTTTCTGGGGCTTGCAATCACGATTACTTGCGATCACTCTTAAGTCCATCCAGAACAGAGGTACTTGAAAGGCAGATCAGAAGCTGATTTCGGCGGATTGCATTCCCCAGTTCAAATTCAAGGCTGGTAAGGCTTCTAGAAAAGTTTTCGGTCTACTGACTGTAAGCATTTCTTGTCCTTGAGGATTGTCATCACCAGGGGTATAGACATTAGCTAGACCCCTCTCGTCTTCATCGAAAGAACCTAAGGCATCACTTGGATTCTTAATTTCAAGAATCGCACAGACATCCGACGCTACCCATTCTGGCTTTTCTACTGTACCGACGAATCGGACTTGTTGAGCCTCAAACACGAAAACTGATAAGTCTGACATAACTAAAATTTCTCCAAAATTATTATCCAATCGTTCAAATTTGATATCGATAATCAGCGTTAGATTCAGATTGATTCTGTTGATTTTGAATTGTTTCGGTCAAATACGGCTTAACGCAAGAAAGCAAAACTTAATTCGTAGAGATGTAGCCTTAATCCAAGTCTGGTGGTTGTTGAGTCCACCTTTTTGTACCCAGACTTGATGGTAGTGAACTGAGGTGCGGCTGCTACTTTTACCGTAGTAATTTTCATGGCAACTTTTGCATACCCCTACGCAATCCCAACCGGGAATTTCGTAACCAGAGACAGAAGTATGGGGGAAATGCAGTAAAAACATTCCCAAAATCCGGCGCAGGAGCGATCACCTACGGTGGGCGGTTACGCCATCGCCGATAATGTAGATGATGTACTATCGTAGCTTTGCCATGCCAGGGATTATTAGTGCAACGGCTTTGAAGACGATAGACACGACGGCAAGTTATTGACCAGTTCCTAGCATATTCAAATGAAGTTAAGGATTTACGCATTATGTGAGTCTAATTGGTTCAATAATTAATGAGATTCGAGGCAGAAGTGAATAAAATCTCCAATCAAACATCAATTTTAAATTTGTAAATTAATCCTTGATGGTCAGTTTGGCGGATAAGTGTAACAATTGCTGTTTTTAATTCATCAGCACGGTCATTTTGTCCCAATTCTTTGACGATAAAATCTTCTAAAGTAGAATGCCGTGTCCGCTCCAAAAAATCAATCATCTGTTGAGAAGGACTTCTTTGTATGGCAGTAAATGTTCTCAACTGTTGTCGTTCTTGGGTGGATAACGAATCTCCTGTTGGTTTATCATTGTCCCGATCAAGGGCAGAATAATTTGGTAGTTCTGGCATTGCCCCCCAGGTGGAATTTCCCCCAAAAAACACAGCGCGGTTACAAGGCGAGGCTTTAATCAAAGTGTTTATTTTCTCTAAATCAATCATTTCGAGAATCGGTGACTTTTTCCACTGTTTTAAAACATTAGTATTCTTGTCTGAAATGATAGCGACCGCCGTAATTTGGCTGGTAGCTGATAAATTTAACCCCAATGGCCCAACGTAAGGTGATTGAGCAAGTAACCAAACATTTTCCTTGCTAGAACCGCCGAGTGAAGAGATATGTAAAATCAATGTGCCAATGCGCTCGTTTCGACATTTTTTAGCCGCATCTCCAAGGGTGGAACCTTCGTCAATAACTAATAAACATTCCTCTTGATTATTAGCCCATTCGATGTAACCTATTTCTTCCTTGGTTCCATCAAGTACCTCATCCATCCACTTACAAATATTTTCAGGAGATTCATTTTTGCATCTTTTACGCCGAACAACATCAACAACTCCTTCTGTGTAACCATACTCAGATGCTTCATTTTTGGGGTCAATATAAAAGATTTTGCGGTTTGGGTTTTCGGCTTTGATTCGACGCAAGGCATTAGCAACCAGCATTCCTTTACCGCTTCCACCAATCCCAAAAATGATGCAGTTACGGATAGGTGAAGCAATTTCTCGAACTATATCTATAATGTGTGTGGGATTGTGGACTGAAGATGATGTATTTGTATTTATGGGTAATGAATACTGTAATTGATTAGGCGTGGAGATGTAAGGAATAAGTGGTTGAGGAGATTCATTGAGTTGTGCTACTTCTTCAATATAATCAATTGCGGCATTAGAAAATTCATACTCTTGACTACTAGCAAACTGTAACTCTTTGTTCACAGACTCTTGACCAACCTGTTGAACATAGCCTCGAAAATCATCGCCATCGAGAATATGAGCAATACAGCCATATTCTCTAATAGCTGCTTGATTGCGTTGAATACATTGAGCTTTTTTAAAACTGCTATATATTGTCCATCCAGCAATGAGCGCTCCAGTCAGGGGCGAGGTGGCACTTGCTGTAACTGCTGCCACAATCAACCCAAGAGCAATATTCCATTGAATGTTGTTTTCAGTAGTCGCCTTGAAAGCTAGCGCACTCCACTGTTCGGGAGTTTTCTGATTTTTCGTGATCGAAAAGCGCGTCATATCCATATATGTAAAAGTTTTAAAAAAGTAGCGAATGCCAGGAATTGCACCACGCTAGTCGTCTGCCAACCCAAAAATGTTAGGTGGAGGCAGGCTCTTGAGCAGGGGTGCTCTTGTGCAGAGGAGAGTTCAATTTGCCTTGTTATTTCCCCTCTGCCCCTCTGCTCTAGACCTCTGCCCTTGGAGCTAGCCACCATGCAAAGTTGACTTGCCAGACTACTAGTCGCTTCATCTGTTGCTCAAGACTTAATAGCGTAAGACAATTTACCAACCCAAATGATCAAAGAAACTATCACTTCAATTGCAAACAACGTAACTAGCGCCAACGCCAAATTACCGTAGTCCAATTTCCCCCACTGCCCTGTCGCCAAAATAAATATTAAGTCTGAGATTTTACCACTAGTCACAGGTGAATAAACAGTAAGGCAAATTAGGAAATCAACGGTGTAAGTAAAGATTTTTAACACCTCTAAGTTGCTGACAACAGAGATTGGCAGGTGATTGTACGTGCGTTTAAGCATTTTGAGTGTTGGATCATCCGTTTCTTTTTCTTGATAGCGGGAACGCCCCGAAGCCTCAGAGACAATCTTCTCTATAAATTTTTCATTGTTATAGAGAATCAGTGGTAACACTTCTATAGCGGTTCCTGCTTGAGTGAAATACAGTATGGGATAATAGAGTATATTGCACCCAAGTGAGAACCGCTATATTTAAGGGAGCAATGCTCCAAAGTTAGATCGGACTTTAATTCTCAGTTACAAAGGTAGATTCTCAATAAAAACAGTTATTTAGCTGCGATCGCACCCCTAAAGAGGTGATTTAGCACCCGAATTTTAAGCACCTCACTGTTAGAGCATTGCTCCCATTATTTAATCGCTGCTTCAAATGTAGTTGACAACATAATAATGGGAACCAATGGTTCCCAAATATGAGATACCGGATAAAATGGGAACCAATGGTTCTCAAAACGAGATATCGAATGAAATGGGAACCAATGGTTCCCAAATTTTGCCTACAAGCGAACGCCAAGTTAGACCCTTGGTTCTTTTGGAAGTGGAGTCACAGCGCAGTTGTTGGCAACAGGCAGTAGAACTTGCTGGCGGAAAAGTGCCAACTGGTAGAATCGTAAAAGATGTTGTGCAGCGCATCATGGAGCGTACCCAAGTACCGAACACCTACCAAATCGGTGAAGTCTGCCAAATCTTAGTTAAGGACAACCCGGAACTGAGAGGCAAAGGTGGCTATTGGGCAATTGTCAGCGTAGTGAATAACTTTAGTTGCAGTGTGAGAATGTGGGATGGCGAACATACGGTTGGGTTGCATCACATAAAGTCCTTCAACTACCTGCCTGCCGAATGTCAGCAGATGCAGGTGATTTGCGATCGCCTTGCGCGAATATATTCTGATTCGCTGGAGGAGACAGTCAAAAGCCTGTTGCAGTCGTTGGGGAAGCTGAATCGACCCTATCTTATTACGGTGGAAGAGAAATTGTTGAATGTTTTGGAGTCTGAATATGGCAGAGAGATAACACCCTAAACAATTTTGGCAATTTGGCTCCAATGGCTTTGGGTTACAGTTTCAACGGAGTTGGCAACACAACGGGACAGTGAAGAAGTTGTACGAGGATAGGGCAAAACTTTCCGCAACTGGTGTCCCGTGCTACGCCAGTTGTAAAATGAGTGCTGTAGAAACGCTCTACATAATTGATACAG encodes:
- a CDS encoding BRO-N domain-containing protein, with amino-acid sequence MIASNRDCKPQKRRLKPLLFRQFSKVFDLLTVTEAGLYRLIFKSRKPVAKRFQRWVFHEVLPSLRRTGKYEMPKPNQQQNTKPTLDELVSFGQKILSGTRLSAELQTITILRGVQALCPEITPMAQELVGAIQEIVATPNRHLPPTELGKIYAERNGLPKAVRPEVVNRILESAGLQCKQVEIKTDSTGKQRQKNIWHLTEKGKLWGTVTRDKARTHDKIIEHVRWLPDVLEVIDLSVEG
- a CDS encoding BRO-N domain-containing protein gives rise to the protein MSDLSVFVFEAQQVRFVGTVEKPEWVASDVCAILEIKNPSDALGSFDEDERGLANVYTPGDDNPQGQEMLTVSRPKTFLEALPALNLNWGMQSAEISF